One window of Cellulomonas shaoxiangyii genomic DNA carries:
- a CDS encoding alpha/beta hydrolase, whose amino-acid sequence MTTGFTLVLGVAVVVPPAAAAAEQPGPDPWVSTIPEGYHRFTAPQADVERILGSRPQVLELQGNIGPSGTWSDLAMDPNGSNYQTTVGPLEPGLYYYRYTATWPDRTTTSFREPTSPVAVTSHPEWNTLFVPGPSVQWMSDVPAGGDVRELTYASPVTDDERSTLVWTPPGYDADRAEPYPVLYLLADGTQSAREWAELGRVPQVLDNLAAEGRLAPMVVVMAEVGGADPRAELLDGVVAAAQDAYRVSDEAGGQAVAGIGDGGYQALNVLRTDPGVFGSVGSFSGRLRGSISGSVARAINESTDLLRVYVGNVLDPAYNQNEALLRTLEQAGVEHQFDGVDPDSGGTWDTWREGLRDFASRVFRDGTDAGPRAGHLPLDAPYTAPAAGSITTPHIGANGIVTFETGTQWADAKGVTVWANWAPNGAWFRVPMTKVGDRWRLSMGPLDGFYYYRYVVDGVDQKDPADEVNTLTGVSPLFVPGTTDRMLGDVPAGRGGELSVLTYDSAVAGEERSAYVWTPPGYDAGRAEPYPVLYLNHGGGQSWGDWVEVGRAKQILDNYSVDGSIVPMVVVMGNGNVPDFPAELLDNMAPAARAKYNIASDAARQGIAGLSMGAMHTLTTWLTRPGEFGWMGAFSGGLFFTTPEFDPAAVNAETRLARVYTGDVTDFTYQHTMNLLDLLEENGIEHEFAGVTVGPHGFDTWQRNLIDLLPRLFRPETGAGIPLRAVVPEGEQGVLALSVADHGDGVTLGAAGNAGDRLRFTGALPAVTVTDSRSVAQAGASGWAVSGQAYAFTSGTRLLDAQHLGWRPRVETARAGLTAGAERATVLGGGEGLAVPGRLASATPEGRFGSATLGADLVLEVPVDTAPGTYEGTLTLSLFPVD is encoded by the coding sequence GTGACGACAGGGTTCACGCTCGTGCTGGGCGTGGCCGTCGTGGTGCCGCCCGCGGCGGCCGCCGCCGAGCAGCCGGGCCCCGACCCGTGGGTCTCGACGATCCCGGAGGGGTACCACCGCTTCACGGCGCCGCAGGCGGACGTCGAGCGGATCCTGGGCTCGCGCCCGCAGGTGCTCGAGCTGCAGGGCAACATCGGCCCGAGCGGCACGTGGTCGGACCTGGCCATGGACCCGAACGGCTCGAACTACCAGACGACGGTCGGCCCGCTGGAGCCCGGCCTGTACTACTACCGGTACACGGCCACGTGGCCCGACCGGACCACGACGTCGTTCCGCGAGCCGACCAGCCCCGTGGCGGTCACCTCGCACCCCGAGTGGAACACGCTGTTCGTGCCCGGGCCGTCGGTGCAGTGGATGTCCGACGTGCCGGCCGGCGGCGACGTCCGCGAGCTGACCTACGCCAGCCCGGTGACCGACGACGAGCGGAGCACGCTGGTCTGGACCCCGCCCGGCTACGACGCCGACCGCGCCGAGCCGTACCCGGTGCTCTACCTGCTGGCCGACGGCACCCAGTCGGCGCGCGAGTGGGCCGAGCTCGGGCGCGTGCCGCAGGTGCTCGACAACCTCGCCGCCGAGGGCCGGCTCGCGCCCATGGTCGTCGTCATGGCCGAGGTGGGCGGAGCGGACCCGCGCGCCGAGCTGCTCGACGGCGTCGTCGCGGCCGCGCAGGACGCCTACCGCGTGTCCGACGAGGCGGGCGGCCAGGCCGTCGCCGGCATCGGGGACGGCGGATACCAGGCGCTGAACGTGCTGCGCACCGACCCCGGCGTATTCGGCTCGGTCGGCTCGTTCTCGGGCCGGCTGCGCGGGTCGATCAGCGGCTCGGTCGCCCGCGCCATCAACGAGAGCACGGACCTGCTGCGCGTCTACGTCGGCAACGTCCTGGACCCGGCGTACAACCAGAACGAGGCGCTGCTGCGCACGCTGGAGCAGGCGGGCGTCGAGCACCAGTTCGACGGCGTCGACCCGGACTCGGGCGGCACCTGGGACACGTGGCGCGAGGGTCTGCGCGACTTCGCCTCGCGCGTGTTCCGCGACGGCACCGACGCCGGCCCGCGGGCCGGGCACCTGCCCCTCGACGCGCCGTACACCGCGCCGGCGGCCGGCTCGATCACGACCCCGCACATCGGCGCGAACGGCATCGTCACGTTCGAGACCGGCACGCAGTGGGCCGACGCGAAGGGCGTCACCGTGTGGGCCAACTGGGCGCCCAACGGCGCGTGGTTCCGCGTGCCGATGACGAAGGTCGGCGACCGGTGGCGGCTGTCCATGGGCCCGCTCGACGGCTTCTACTACTACCGGTACGTCGTCGACGGCGTGGACCAGAAGGACCCCGCGGACGAGGTGAACACGCTGACCGGGGTGAGCCCGCTGTTCGTCCCGGGGACGACCGACCGGATGCTCGGCGACGTGCCCGCGGGCCGGGGCGGCGAGCTGTCCGTGCTCACGTACGACAGCGCCGTCGCCGGCGAGGAGCGGTCCGCCTACGTGTGGACGCCGCCGGGCTACGACGCCGGGCGCGCCGAGCCCTACCCCGTGCTGTACCTCAACCACGGCGGCGGGCAGAGCTGGGGCGACTGGGTCGAGGTGGGCCGCGCGAAGCAGATCCTCGACAACTACTCGGTCGACGGCTCGATCGTCCCGATGGTGGTCGTCATGGGCAACGGCAACGTGCCCGACTTCCCGGCGGAGCTGCTGGACAACATGGCACCGGCCGCGCGGGCGAAGTACAACATCGCGTCCGACGCCGCCCGGCAGGGCATCGCCGGGCTGTCCATGGGCGCCATGCACACCCTCACCACCTGGCTCACGCGGCCGGGCGAGTTCGGGTGGATGGGCGCGTTCTCGGGCGGGCTCTTCTTCACCACGCCCGAGTTCGACCCGGCCGCGGTGAACGCCGAGACCCGCCTGGCGCGCGTCTACACGGGTGACGTCACCGACTTCACCTACCAGCACACGATGAACCTGCTGGACCTGCTGGAGGAGAACGGGATCGAGCACGAGTTCGCCGGCGTCACGGTCGGCCCGCACGGGTTCGACACGTGGCAGCGCAACCTGATCGACCTCCTGCCGCGCCTGTTCCGGCCGGAGACGGGCGCCGGCATCCCGCTGCGCGCCGTCGTCCCCGAGGGCGAGCAGGGCGTGCTCGCGCTGTCCGTCGCGGACCACGGCGACGGCGTGACGCTCGGGGCGGCCGGGAACGCGGGCGACCGCCTGCGGTTCACGGGCGCGCTGCCCGCGGTCACGGTGACGGACTCGCGGTCCGTCGCGCAGGCCGGAGCGAGCGGCTGGGCGGTGAGCGGGCAGGCGTACGCGTTCACGTCCGGCACGCGCCTGCTCGACGCGCAGCACCTCGGGTGGCGCCCGCGCGTGGAGACCGCGCGCGCCGGCCTCACGGCGGGTGCGGAGCGGGCGACCGTGCTCGGCGGCGGTGAGGGCCTGGCGGTGCCGGGCCGGCTCGCGTCCGCCACGCCCGAGGGACGGTTCGGCTCGGCGACGCTCGGGGCGGACCTCGTCCTCGAGGTGCCGGTCGACACGGCTCCGGGCACGTACGAGGGCACGTTGACCCTCTCCCTGTTCCCCGTCGACTGA
- a CDS encoding VOC family protein yields MSERIRYSSTTLACPEPTVLAAFYADLTGGEVTFSHGEEWATVRCDGGRLEFMGVRDYQAPRWPEDSALVHIDFFVDDLDEAGARAVRAGARRFDHQPNPAHCLVLADPAGHPFCLSLIDEVG; encoded by the coding sequence ATGTCCGAGCGGATCCGCTACAGCTCGACGACGTTGGCGTGCCCGGAACCGACCGTCCTGGCGGCGTTCTACGCCGACCTCACGGGCGGGGAGGTCACCTTCAGCCACGGCGAGGAGTGGGCGACCGTGCGCTGCGACGGCGGTCGGCTCGAGTTCATGGGTGTGCGCGACTACCAGGCGCCCCGGTGGCCCGAGGACTCGGCCCTCGTCCACATCGACTTCTTCGTGGACGACCTCGACGAGGCCGGCGCGCGCGCCGTGCGCGCCGGGGCGCGCCGTTTCGACCACCAGCCGAACCCCGCGCACTGCCTGGTCCTCGCCGATCCGGCGGGGCACCCGTTCTGCCTGTCCCTCATCGACGAGGTGGGCTGA
- a CDS encoding aldo/keto reductase family protein, protein MEFRYLGNSGLKISEITYGNWLTHGSQVENETATQCVRAALDAGISTFDTADTYANTAAESVLGEALKGERRESLEIFTKVYWPTGPQGKNDVGLSRKHVMESINGSLQRLQTDYVDLYQAHRYDTETPLEETMQAFADIVRQGKALYIGVSEWTADQIRAGHALSQELGFQLISSQPQYSMLWRVIEDEVVPTSRELGISQIVWSPVAQGVLTGKYKPGQKPPEGSRATDEKGGANMIKRFMNDDVLTRVQDLQPVADELGLSMAQLAVAWVLQNDNVAAALIGASRPEQVHENVKAAGVTIPAEVMAKIDDVLGDVVERDAGKTAETAPKKRPV, encoded by the coding sequence ATGGAATTCCGCTACCTCGGCAACTCCGGGCTCAAGATCTCCGAGATCACCTACGGCAACTGGCTCACGCACGGCTCCCAGGTCGAGAACGAGACCGCCACGCAGTGCGTGCGCGCGGCTCTCGACGCGGGCATCAGCACGTTCGACACCGCGGACACCTACGCGAACACCGCCGCCGAGAGCGTCCTCGGCGAGGCGCTCAAGGGCGAGCGGCGCGAGTCCCTGGAGATCTTCACGAAGGTCTACTGGCCGACCGGCCCGCAGGGCAAGAACGACGTGGGCCTGTCCCGCAAGCACGTCATGGAGTCGATCAACGGCTCGCTGCAGCGCCTGCAGACCGACTACGTCGACCTCTACCAGGCGCACCGGTACGACACCGAGACGCCGCTCGAGGAGACGATGCAGGCGTTCGCCGACATCGTCCGGCAGGGCAAGGCGCTGTACATCGGTGTCTCGGAGTGGACCGCGGACCAGATCCGCGCCGGTCACGCGCTGTCGCAGGAGCTCGGCTTCCAGCTCATCTCGAGCCAGCCGCAGTACTCGATGCTGTGGCGCGTCATCGAGGACGAGGTCGTCCCGACCTCCCGCGAGCTGGGCATCTCCCAGATCGTCTGGTCGCCCGTCGCCCAGGGCGTGCTCACCGGCAAGTACAAGCCCGGCCAGAAGCCGCCGGAGGGCTCGCGCGCCACGGACGAGAAGGGCGGCGCGAACATGATCAAGCGGTTCATGAACGACGACGTCCTCACGCGCGTGCAGGACCTGCAGCCGGTCGCCGACGAGCTCGGCCTGTCGATGGCGCAGCTCGCGGTCGCGTGGGTGCTGCAGAACGACAACGTCGCCGCCGCGCTGATCGGTGCCTCGCGGCCCGAGCAGGTGCACGAGAACGTCAAGGCCGCGGGCGTGACGATCCCGGCCGAGGTCATGGCGAAGATCGACGACGTGCTCGGTGACGTCGTCGAGCGCGACGCCGGCAAGACGGCGGAGACGGCGCCGAAGAAGCGCCCGGTCTGA
- a CDS encoding YeiH family protein translates to MPEPRRPEPGRAPALRGPVRAPWRRSLPGVAVALGLGAAGAGLGASVPLLGGAVLALALGVALRELLSRAPGAWAQALEPGARACSAVALQAAVVLLGFGLSLRQVAQTGGAALPVMAATLTVVLLVAALLGRRLGLDGETRTLIGVGTGICGASAIAATSAVIRASQPAITTAMATIFTFNVLGAVTFPLLGRAMGLSQEGFGTWAGTAVNDTSSVVAAATAYGALALETAVVVKLTRTLAIVPVTLALAVRQGRRDRAAADATAGRTSWTRLVPPFLVLFVAASAVTTLGWFPAGWESGADTGAHALTAVALAGVGLLTPVDALRRAGWRPLALGGALSVAVAVTSLAVQAATGLL, encoded by the coding sequence GTGCCCGAGCCTCGACGTCCCGAGCCCGGCCGCGCGCCGGCCCTCCGCGGCCCGGTCCGTGCGCCCTGGCGGCGTTCCCTGCCGGGTGTCGCGGTGGCGCTCGGCCTCGGCGCGGCGGGCGCCGGGCTCGGGGCGTCCGTCCCCCTGCTGGGCGGGGCGGTGCTGGCGCTGGCGCTGGGGGTGGCGCTGCGGGAGTTGCTCTCCCGCGCGCCGGGTGCCTGGGCGCAGGCCCTCGAACCGGGCGCACGCGCGTGCTCCGCTGTCGCGCTGCAGGCGGCGGTCGTGCTGCTGGGGTTCGGGCTGTCCCTGCGGCAGGTCGCGCAGACGGGCGGCGCCGCCCTGCCGGTGATGGCCGCGACGCTGACCGTCGTGCTCCTGGTCGCGGCCCTGCTGGGGCGCCGGCTCGGCCTCGACGGCGAGACGCGCACGCTCATCGGCGTCGGCACGGGCATCTGCGGCGCGTCGGCGATCGCCGCCACGAGCGCGGTCATCCGGGCGTCGCAGCCCGCGATCACGACCGCCATGGCGACGATCTTCACGTTCAACGTGCTGGGGGCCGTCACCTTCCCGCTGCTGGGGCGGGCGATGGGCCTGTCGCAGGAGGGCTTCGGCACGTGGGCCGGCACCGCCGTGAACGACACGTCGTCGGTCGTGGCCGCCGCGACCGCGTACGGCGCGCTCGCGCTCGAGACGGCCGTCGTCGTCAAGCTCACCCGCACCCTGGCGATCGTGCCGGTGACCCTCGCGCTGGCGGTGCGGCAGGGGCGACGCGACCGCGCCGCGGCCGACGCGACCGCGGGCCGGACGTCGTGGACGCGGCTGGTGCCGCCGTTCCTCGTGCTGTTCGTCGCGGCGTCGGCCGTCACCACGCTCGGCTGGTTCCCGGCGGGGTGGGAATCCGGTGCCGACACGGGGGCGCACGCCCTGACCGCGGTCGCGCTCGCGGGGGTCGGGCTGCTGACGCCCGTGGACGCGCTGCGCCGCGCCGGCTGGCGGCCGCTGGCCCTCGGCGGGGCGCTGTCCGTCGCGGTCGCCGTGACGAGCCTCGCGGTGCAGGCGGCGACGGGCCTGCTCTGA
- a CDS encoding sugar O-acetyltransferase — protein MDLDLATALADARTEYDKMVAGDWYRYRYGPELADLTTSTQRTCRRITALYDEDRAAAQAMFRELLGTVGEGVDFRPPFYLDYGHRLHVGDRTFLNADFLTLGGGEIRIGADVLIGPSVRLYTPTHVLDPELRPQGWERVSPITIEDGAWLGGSVVVCPGVTIGARSVVGAGSVVTKDVPPDVVVAGNPARVVRELPRA, from the coding sequence ATGGACCTCGACCTCGCGACCGCACTCGCGGACGCCCGAACCGAGTACGACAAGATGGTCGCGGGGGACTGGTACCGCTACCGGTACGGCCCCGAGCTGGCCGACCTGACGACGTCCACCCAGCGCACGTGCCGGCGCATCACCGCCCTCTACGACGAGGACCGCGCCGCCGCGCAGGCGATGTTCCGCGAGCTGCTCGGCACGGTGGGGGAGGGCGTCGACTTCCGCCCGCCGTTCTACCTGGACTACGGCCACCGCCTGCACGTGGGGGACCGCACCTTCCTCAACGCCGACTTCCTCACGCTCGGCGGCGGCGAGATCCGCATCGGTGCGGACGTGCTCATCGGCCCGAGCGTGCGCCTGTACACCCCGACGCACGTGCTCGACCCGGAGCTGCGCCCGCAGGGCTGGGAGCGGGTCTCCCCGATCACGATCGAGGACGGCGCGTGGCTCGGCGGCAGCGTCGTGGTGTGCCCGGGCGTGACGATCGGCGCGCGGTCGGTGGTGGGTGCCGGGTCGGTCGTCACGAAGGACGTGCCGCCGGACGTCGTCGTCGCGGGCAACCCGGCGCGCGTGGTCAGGGAGCTGCCCCGGGCGTGA